From the Plasmodium malariae genome assembly, chromosome: 2 genome, one window contains:
- the SRP9 gene encoding signal recognition particle subunit SRP9, putative, which translates to MVYTISWGDFIQATRDIISKSPEKTRYVIKLHRPTESIILKVTDNRNSIMYRISKNENLKKVEELNSLFLMWGTNENPNEAFPLKINRSIDKSFSEQKVKKKISKEKE; encoded by the exons A TGGTTTATACGATATCATGGGGCGATTTTATCCAGGCAACAAGAGATATCATTTCGAAGTCTCCAGAAAAA acAAGATACGTTATTAAATTACATAGGCCGACTGAatcaattatattaaaagttaCGGATAACAGAAAT AGCATAATGTATAGAATAAGTAAGAatgaaaacttaaaaaagGTTGAAGAGTtaaattctctttttttgaTGTGGGGAACAAATGAAAATCCGAATGAAGCTTTTCCtctaaaaataaaca GAAGCATAGATAAATCGTTCAGTGAACAAAaggtgaaaaaaaagataagtaaagaaaaagagtaa
- the PmUG01_02023700 gene encoding conserved Plasmodium protein, unknown function — translation MSEDKGGNHGAYINNPEFPYKNLNIKKIERIRKSTSLNYEIPIMKNPINEELQVRRNNTKQVNLQKFANFLNKKVSKSKNFIEQNIEKISFLSKKNDMFIKTKKTCNRSHVVGYELQKDSKKDKVDTSVSSALLKNRSASSNNNNNNNNNNNNNNNNITNNVKKVNYVNNANSANIVNNSNNKNYDIMNKSALIDEKKKNVRIAAKNKITENDTVRSKKTAAGNSKEIPNLEVAKKMPNISDKRSKEHSHVNFERSRTLVKNYSLTSPYDNSNKGNRNNNINNNSKNNSCNNYSNTRSIYANTLLRKQKSLLHEETRNKNKSELNIYGFGKRTIESNKNERYLKHNTRKSTESKKKECSGIKNERNNQVASQNNENENSNIYMKQFSNFLDINDMDKEKKNPEVLTEVEEEEGKKDEEQEVDEKKKIKKQKSVESSNLISSYEEYEVKSKLLSDVNAENKFTKEDNAQDQTNIYSEKETVPERNPSVNLNLLSCDLTGYENKFKNRGEHKNSYTKSKNVCYDYYNQREGNKVEKSKKVGEEEEIAQEDEQFYNNEKQQGGRYFADNKISDSGRAKKSQNLDKRYNNKEYEPRINCLLSCSNSDTGVEKRKNLEKSISLNDNSSIDTLTNYSLKNNKEYQLLKEKEKLKDSVISSKWNSFYIRNELFNNKGDETLSSHNTDMHNFNKEVNGKRLSVDKNLKEIYENINNNIRTFNELLSEKNSDKKRKIITSDKIDLLNDAPVNNYNYLTEKKKDKSLISYDTNALNDYYIDVISHSPKYTTKIDEIKIDESEEKNSNDSKYNSLLVKNNNKIYENFEERLNFDQSYYNVIVKKENKDTFDENGVSIYKGDLYHNEIDKNVNYRGMVKMENDKNEEGKDKRDITKTSNLDNTSFNEYIKTKDAKRVEDSTLFGSLKVNDKMKEYENQLEKLNEETKIQNENTFNNELVNFSDSDIPSSRKADHGFSESSCTPFLKNMFEKGMKEEEADGSKEEIVDVQNPSAEEKKSTSDKMEEVGKEKAKEEEEEEEEDEQVEAEESIYNKNDGNINYDKYRSDEDAEEYTNWQKKKYDSKDYFSECADAHFENNTKGNLLKKGNSNYNYFLENSEIGNNFPLTNESSDTPKKMYKDLDELKNQNNNFFVYKKHDEKSDEVKLLKSQNEHTSKFLYSSNDTYNEDVVKMYNNKLSTEGENKKENKLINKNMILKEIFGSNYESSLKNNLNESSNMLGDDEEEGEKEAYEEEEVNELYEAEEKEESDANEKEEYESKEKEEYESNEKEEYEAKEKEESDVEEKEEYEAKEKEESDVEEKEEYEAKEKAVYEAEEKEEYEAKGKDEYEANEKEEYEAKEKEESDVEEKEEYEAKEKAVYEAEEKEEAVYEAEEKEEAVYEEEKKEAYEKKKKEAYEEEKKQVYEVGNLSEDTVTEHCEYDDKKEREEENAEGVKLNEGKYNLFTNDKSLLKEINEYCESQLEKSKSMDKDISSNELGNDEDSLLKRYEENSTPLILSKPHFNDKTSDSSYNTSVIMSQKKKKNNESLSMKCNNIFLDTMGMNDLRIIGNISEMKRKPNIQDNSSGYQEEEYISKKHSKVTVEEDKTKYEHVPINNEENSEREINMQKGEEEYYKEQYSIEEEINHNVVIGKKVCNKNEEKKEEYFTKKRNVRENVCEDMHANAYANVYEKFSNNRVNEQQKEYSVSSGEDGITKKGNKKGVEIRKNQIRENREHSKYYTYKGYIKKEQEQENKEMESQGSYTSYNRNHFGKYDDEHKNVSTSNEQSKEHHNYKKKTISKYMDNNFLIYKDKLFLSKENDTNKNKLYLNHKTLQTHYGENVSKNKERELLFDSMSDNYNYIMRLKKSRKSSCMNFYENIKSSEEFSENKETDENIKSRVSDDNYLDYVKDVKYNSKCTGILNSDAYRGPRNDEKSIENEYILKKRKRKNIFESDSIIESKDDTNFDIPHNNSEYFNDVKKKLKKFDNINNSNISYDNSEYSKGPLYHSINETTNSSQTIVSKRSKYILKHSNTSSIYDDVPLFFNFVNCCSIVLGSEIIYVTDETYGKCENILKDKPFNISADKGYYEDCSNDLYNVLNNNLRTGIHKNKGFNLAKKENIEKSSGERMSYCNSNIRNNNNGNNNNFNNIDTNNNVNNEEGKNGPNFYSKCLMYPSSSSFSPNDNSCPGWLTKRRIKKYFDFCIVKLCKPTLIKGIDIDTNNFLGNYAPYVSIEGAYIEDDILVSSESFSKYVDKIKYENKKKKKNDLIFEKNFYHHQKSNENSDIVLRKDLHETNKNNEKSYITSGNNNSSSIRKKEEPENNLFNSREEIELLLDGKTYFKRNKYFYEPILIDPLDKSDQEYENYLEILRYNDKFKNLRSNPKSTSFVANGNEYRYIDNKLYTLVDVTREIVSRYPEIHKRCSNKKSSIFKNGNGTSNNSTDMNSYQNYVNYNKEYERSGYTSNTMNCANDSNCVSNIRGNGNNRNDRNNINNRNYDKDEYDGDIDDHYEGGDKGKGENNEEEDFPFNVNLYNSNTLYLDNDYSVEKKIYNDLHKQYQWVSILEDERMNPGFKDYNHNCFNINTCNKIFTHLIVCLLPDGGINKLRVYGEIKISEKERKKNYKKTINVCNILDGSNVVYTTDEFYGKSENILIDQNSNYVMGWQTRRLINRPLRYVENLSLNNISSVFFNNNYCIIKLSFITNIKYIEINTIFYEYNFPLCISIDYCYLKEVHSEEKSKQIKFFNENIQNIVWKELLPLSYIKGNHINFFTIKNSTSSNVPLTDIISSHLRLNIYPDGGINTVKAYGTVVEI, via the coding sequence atgtcTGAAGATAAAGGTGGCAATCATGGAGCATACATTAATAACCCTGAATTTCCATATAAAAATCtgaatatcaaaaaaattgaaagaaTTAGAAAAAGTACAAgtttaaattatgaaatcCCTATTATGAAAAACCCAATTAATGAAGAATTACAAGTAAGGAGAAATAATACTAAACAAGTGAACCTCCAAAAAtttgcaaattttttaaacaagAAAGTGAGCAAATCTAAAAATTTCATCGAACAGAACattgaaaaaatttcatttttaagtaaaaaaaatgatatgttcataaaaacaaaaaaaacatgcAACAGGAGTCATGTTGTCGGTTATGAATTACAAAAAGATAGTAAAAAAGACAAAGTGGATACCTCTGTAAGTAGCGCGTTGTTAAAGAATAGAAGCGCATCTagtaacaacaacaacaacaacaataataataataataataataataataacattaccaataatgttaaaaaggttaattatgttaataatgCTAATAGCGCtaatattgtaaataatagcaacaataaaaactatgatattatgaataaaagCGCACTAATTGacgagaaaaagaaaaatgtacgTATTGCTgcaaagaataaaataactgAAAATGATACAGTAAGAAGCAAGAAAACTGCTGCTGGAAATAGTAAAGAGATACCTAATTTGGAAGTAGCCAAAAAAATGCCTAACATAAGTGATAAAAGGAGTAAAGAACATTCGCATGTAAATTTTGAAAGATCTAGAACTTTAGTCAAAAATTATAGTTTAACAAGTCCATATGATAATAGCAATAAAGGTAACCGTAATAATAACAtcaataataacagtaaaaataatagttgtaataattatagtaataCTCGCAGTATTTATGCTAACACCCTCCTTAGAAAACAAAAATCCCTTCTACATGAAGAAACGcgaaacaaaaataaaagcgaATTAAACATCTATGGGTTTGGAAAAAGAACAATAGAAAGTAACAAAAACGAACgttatttaaaacataatacaCGGAAAAGCAcggaaagtaaaaaaaaagaatgcaGTGGTATAAAAAATGAGAGGAATAATCAAGTTGCGTCTCAAAATAATGAGAACGAAAAttccaatatatatatgaaacagTTTAGTAATTTCCTTGATATAAATGATATggataaggaaaaaaaaaaccctGAGGTACTAACAGAGgtagaagaagaagaaggaaaaaaggatGAAGAGCAAGAAgtagatgaaaaaaagaaaattaaaaaacaaaaatcgGTGGAGAGTTCAAATTTGATATCTTCATATGAGGAATATGaagtaaaaagtaaattattaAGTGATGTTAATGCGGAAAATAAATTCACAAAAGAAGATAATGCACAAGACCAGACTAATATTTACAGTGAAAAAGAGACAGTACCTGAAAGGAATCCTAGTGTAAATTTAAATCTGTTAAGCTGCGATTTAACCGGATACGAGAATAAGTTTAAAAATAGAGGAGAGCATAAAAACAGCTatacaaaaagtaaaaacgtttgttatgattattataatcAGAGAGAAGGAAATAAAGTAGAAAAATCAAAGAAGGTAggggaagaagaagaaatagCGCAGGAGGATGAACAGTtctataataatgaaaaacaaCAGGGAGGCAGGTATTTTGCcgataataaaataagcgACTCAGGAAGAGCAAAAAAATCTCAAAATTTGGATAAACGTTACAACAATAAGGAATATGAACCAAGAATTAACTGCTTGTTATCGTGCAGCAATAGTGATACGGGtgtagaaaaaagaaaaaatttagaaaaatcgATAAGTTTAAACGATAATTCATCCATCGATACATTAACAAATTATagtttgaaaaataataaggaaTATCAACTtttaaaagagaaagaaaaattaaaagatagtGTAATAAGTAGTAAGTGGAATAGTTTTTATATCAGAAATGAACtgtttaataataaaggaGATGAAACTTTGTCTTCTCATAACACAGATATGCACAATTTTAATAAGGAGGTAAATGGAAAAAGATTATCTgttgataaaaatttaaaagaaatttatgaaaatataaataataacattagAACATTTAATGAGTTACtttcagaaaaaaattctgacaaaaaaagaaaaatcatTACATCAGATAAAATAGATTTATTAAATGATGCTCcagtaaataattataactatttaacagaaaaaaaaaaagataaaagtcTTATCTCATATGACACAAATGCCTTAAATGATTATTACATTGACGTTATATCTCACTCCCCGAAGTATACAACAAAAATTgacgaaataaaaattgatgaATCAGAGGAAAAAAATTCGAATGATTCTAAATATAATTCCTTGTTGGTTaagaacaataataaaatatatgaaaattttgaagaAAGGTTGAATTTTGACCAAAGTTATTATAATGTcattgtaaaaaaagaaaacaaagaTACTTTTGATGAAAATGGAGTCAGCATATACAAAGGAGATCTATATCATAACGAAATAGACAAAAATGTGAATTATAGGGGAATggtaaaaatggaaaacgATAAGAATGAAGAAGGTAAGGATAAGAGGGACATTACTAAAACATCCAATTTAGATAATACTTCCTtcaatgaatatattaaaacaaaagacGCAAAACGTGTAGAAGATAGTACTTTATTTGGTTCTTTAAAGGTTAATGACAAGATGAAGGAATACGAGAAtcaattagaaaaattaaatgaagaaacCAAGATTCAAAATGagaatacatttaataatgaATTGGTTAATTTTAGTGATTCCGATATACCAAGTTCCAGGAAAGCAGACCATGGTTTTTCTGAAAGTAGTTGTACtccctttttaaaaaatatgtttgaGAAAGGAATGAAGGAAGAAGAGGCGGATGGCAGCAAAGAAGAAATTGTAGATGTTCAGAATCCGTCTGCGGAGGAAAAGAAATCAACGTCTGATAAAATGGAAGAGGTAGGAAAGGAAAAAGCGAAggaggaagaagaagaggaagaggaaGATGAACAAGTCGAAGCAGAAGAATCAATATACAACAAAAATGATGGAAATATCAATTATGACAAATATAGAAGTGATGAGGATGCAGAGGAGTACACTAACTGgcagaaaaagaaatatgatTCAAAAGACTATTTCAGTGAATGTGCTGATGcacattttgaaaataacACAAAAGGTAACCTATTGAAAAAGGGGAATTCaaattacaattattttttggaaaattcAGAAATAGGAAATAACTTTCCCTTAACAAATGAAAGCAGTGATACTCCAAAAAAGATGTATAAAGATTTGGATGAactaaaaaatcaaaataacaatttttttgtatataaaaaacatgaCGAAAAAAGTGATGAAGTCAAATTATTGAAAAGTCAGAATGAGCATAcaagtaaatttttatatagctCTAACGACACGTATAATGAAGATGTAGTAAAAATGTACAACAACAAGTTGTCCACTGAAGGTGAGAATAAGAAGGAAAACAAacttataaacaaaaatatgataCTGAAGGAGATATTCGGTTCAAATTATGAATCGagcttaaaaaataatctcAACGAGTCTAGTAACATGCTGGGTGATGATGAGGAAGAGGGGGAAAAAGAAGCATACGAAGAAGAGGAAGTGAACGAATTATACGAAGCagaggaaaaagaagaatcCGATGCAaacgaaaaagaagaatacgaatcaaaggaaaaggaagaatacgaatcaaatgaaaaggaagaatatgaagcaaaggaaaaagaagaatcCGATGTAGAGGAAAAGGAAGAATACGAAgcaaaggaaaaagaagaatcCGATGTAGAGGAAAAGGAAGAATACGaagcaaaagaaaaagcagTTTATGAAGCAGAGGAAAAGGAAGAATATGAAGCAAAGGGAAAGGATGAATATGAAGCaaatgaaaaggaagaatatgaagcaaaggaaaaagaagaatcCGATGTAGAGGAAAAGGAAGAATACGaagcaaaagaaaaagcagTTTACGAAGCAGAGGAAAAGGAAGAAGCAGTTTACGAAGCAGAGGAAAAGGAAGAAGCAGTTTAcgaagaagagaaaaaagaagcatacgaaaaaaagaaaaaagaagcatatgaagaagagaaaaaacaaGTTTACGAAGTAGGCAATCTATCAGAGGACACAGTTACAGAACATTGCGAATACGATGATAAAAAAGAGAGGGAAGAAGAAAATGCGGAAGGTGTAAAACTAAACGAGGGTAAGTATAACCTTTTCACAAATGATAAATCccttttaaaagaaattaatgaATACTGCGAATCTCAATTAGAAAAAAGCAAGAGCATGGACAAGGATATATCTTCTAACGAGTTAGGGAATGATGAAGACTCTTTACTTAAAAGATATGAAGAAAATTCTACTCCTTTGATTTTATCGAAGCCTCATTTTAATGACAAAACTAGTGATAGTAGCTATAATACAAGTGTGATAATgagtcaaaaaaaaaaaaagaataacgAATCTTTGAGTATGAAatgcaataatatttttttagacaCAATGGGCATGAATGATTTAAGGATCATAGGAAATATCTCcgaaatgaaaaggaaaccGAATATTCAAGATAATTCGAGTGGATATCAAgaagaagaatatatatCGAAAAAACATTCTAAGGTAACAGTAGAAGaagataaaacaaaatatgaacatgttccgattaataatgaagaaaatagtgaaagagaaataaatatgcagAAGGGTGAAGAAGAATATTATAAGGAGCAATATTCCATCGAAGAAGAAATTAACCATAATGTGGTTATCGGTAAGAAGGTTTGcaacaaaaatgaagaaaagaaagaagaatattttacgaaaaaacgaaatgTCAGAGAAAATGTTTGTGAAGATATGCACGCAAATGCGTATGCAAATGtgtatgaaaaattttcaaataatcgTGTAAATGAACAACAGAAGGAATACTCTGTAAGTAGTGGAGAAGATggaataacaaaaaaaggaaataagaAAGGGGTAGAGATTAGAAAAAATCAAATTAGGGAAAACAGGGAACATtctaaatattatacatataaaggatatataaaaaaagagcaaGAGCAGGAGAATAAAGAAATGGAATCTCAAGGAAGCTACACATCTTATAATAGAAATCATTTTGGAAAATATGATGatgaacataaaaatgtGAGTACATCTAATGAGCAGAGTAAAGAACAccataattacaaaaaaaagactaTTTCGAAATATAtggataataattttttaatatataaagataaattatttcttagtaaagaaaatgatacaaataaaaataagctGTATTTAAATCATAAAACGTTACAAACACACTATGGTGAAAAtgttagtaaaaataaagaaaggGAACTTTTATTTGACTCCATGAGTGataattacaattatataatgagATTAAAAAAATCGAGAAAAAGCAGTTGTATGAacttttatgaaaatataaaaagtagtGAAGAATTCAGTGAGAACAAAGAAACAGATgagaatattaaaagtagAGTAAGTGACGACAACTATTTAGACTATGTTAAAGATGTGAAGTACAACAGTAAGTGTACCGGAATTCTGAACAGTGATGCTTATAGAGGCCCACGTAATGATGAGAAATCAAttgaaaatgaatatatactaaaaaaaaggaaaaggaaaaacatatTTGAAAGTGATAGCATTATAGAAAGTAAAGATGACACAAATTTTGACATACCTCATAACAATAGTGAATACTTCAAtgatgttaaaaaaaaattaaaaaaatttgataatattaataatagtaacataTCATATGACAACAGTGAATATTCTAAGGGACCATTATATCATAGCATTAATGAAACAACGAACAGTAGTCAAACGATCGTATCGAAaagaagtaaatatattttgaaacaTTCTAATACGTCATCTATTTATGATGATGTGCcattgttttttaattttgttaactGTTGCTCAATTGTGCTAGGATCTGAAATTATTTACGTAACTGATGAGACCTACGGGAAATGtgaaaacattttaaaagataaaccTTTTAATATAAGTGCGGATAAGGGATATTATGAAGACTGCTCTAATGACCTCTATAATGTATTAAACAATAATTTACGTACTGGaatacataaaaacaaaGGCTTTAATTTAgcgaaaaaggaaaatatcgAAAAGAGTTCTGGGGAACGTATGAGTTACTGCAACAGtaatattagaaataataataatggtaacaataataattttaataatattgatactaataataatgttaataatgaGGAGGGAAAAAATGGGccaaatttttattcaaaatgtTTGATGTACCCCTCGTCCTCTTCCTTCTCCCCTAATGACAATTCATGTCCTGGGTGGTTAACTAAAaggagaataaaaaaatattttgatttttgtatagtaaaattatgtaaGCCCACATTAATTAAAGGTATAGATATCGATACAAACAACTTCTTAGGGAATTATGCGCCATATGTTTCTATTGAAGGGGCGTACATTGAAGATGATATTTTAGTCAGCTCTGAATCCTTTTCAAAATATGTagacaaaattaaatatgaaaacaaaaaaaaaaaaaaaaatgatttaatttttgaaaaaaatttttaccaCCACCAGAAAAGTAACGAAAATAGTGATATCGTACTGAGAAAAGATTTGCACGAAACTAATAAGAACAATGAGAAAAGTTATATTACaagtggtaataataatagtagtagtattagaaaaaaggaagagcCAGAGAATAATCTCTTTAACAGTAGGGAGGaaatagaattattattggatggaaaaacatattttaaaagaaataaatatttttatgaaccTATTTTAATAGACCCCCTTGATAAATCAGACCaagaatatgaaaattatttagaaatattaagaTACAATGATAAGTTCAAGAATTTAAGAAGTAATCCCAAATCGACTTCGTTCGTCGCCAATGGGAATGAATATCGTTATATAGATAATAAGTTGTATACACTGGTGGACGTTACAAGAGAAATAGTTAGTAGGTACCCAGAAATTCACAAGAGGTGTTCAAATAAAAAGTCGTCCATTTTTAAGAATGGAAATGGTACAAGTAACAATAGTACTGATATGAATAGTTAtcaaaattatgtaaattataacaaGGAATACGAAAGGAGTGGCTATACTAGTAATACAATGAATTGCGCAAATGATTCTAATTGCGTTAGTAACATCCGTGGTAATGGAAATAACAGAAATGACAgaaacaatataaataatagaaattaCGATAAGGACGAATATGATGGCGATATTGATGATCATTATGAGGGCGGTGATAAGGGAAAGGGCGAAAACAATGAAGAGGAGGATTTCCCCTTTAACGTGAATTTGTATAATTCAAACACGTTATATCTGGATAACGACTATTCAGTTGAAAAGAAGATATATAACGATTTACACAAACAGTATCAATGGGTTTCAATATTGGAAGACGAAAGAATGAACCCAGGGTTTAAGGATTATAACCACAATTGTTTTaacataaatacatgtaacaaaatatttactcATTTGATAGTATGTTTACTGCCAGATGGaggaattaataaattaagggTATAtggagaaataaaaataagtgaaaaggaaaggaaaaaaaattataagaagACAATTaatgtatgtaatatattagatGGATCTAATGTGGTATATACAACTGATGAATTTTATGGAAAAtctgaaaatatattaatcgACCAAAATTCAAATTATGTTATGGGTTGGCAAACTAGAAGATTAATAAATAGACCTTTACGTTATGTAGAAAATTTAAGtctaaataatatatcatccgtattttttaataacaattaTTGTATAATAAAGTTAAGTTTTATCacgaatataaaatatatagagaTAAATAccatattttatgaatataattttcctttatGTATTTCTATAGATTACTGTTATTTGAAAGAAGTACATTCTGAGGAAAAATCTAAGcagataaaatttttcaatgaaaatatacaaaatattgtATGGAAAGAATTATTGcctttatcatatattaaaggaaatcatataaatttctttacaattaaaaatagcACGTCGAGTAATGTACCCTTAACTGATATCATATCATCTCATCTGCGCCTGAACATATATCCAGATGGGGGTATAAACACTGTTAAAGCGTACGGGACTGTTGTGGAAATTTAG
- the PmUG01_02023800 gene encoding 1-cys peroxiredoxin, putative, which translates to MRKIILILYLTLVKLYFCFKNLSHKQSLNIVSKRGNSIGRSSQKLYESKSIDLANDIKENDLIPNVKVMIDVKNINNITQVDEKDDFKAINTHELFKNKKILLISLPGAFTPTCSSKMIPQYEKEYDYFIKENKFDDIYCITNNDIFVLKSWFKNMNIKNIKYISDGNSSFTESMNMLVDKSNFFMGMRPWRFVAIVENNILIKMFQENDKQHNIQTDPYETSSADNVKEFLRNNQL; encoded by the exons ATgaggaaaattatattaattctttatCTTACTTTAGTaaaactttatttttgttttaaaaacttGTCACATAAACAGTCACTAAATATTGTATCAAAAAGGGGAAACTCAATTGGTAGATCTTCGCAAAAATTATACGAGTCAAAAAGCATAGATTTAGCAAACGACATCAAGGAAAATGACTTAATCCCAAATGTAAAAGTTATG ATTGatgtaaaaaacataaataacatAACACAAGTGGATGAAAAAGATGATTTTAAAGCTATTAATACGcatgaattatttaaaaataagaaaattttattaataagttTACCAGGAGCATTTACACCTACTTGTTCATCTAAAATGATACCACAATATGAAAAGGAatatgattattttattaaggaaaataaatttgatgacatttattgtattaccaataatgatatatttgtattaaagAGTtggtttaaaaatatgaacataaaaaatataaaatatattagtgaTGGCAATAGCTCATTCACTGAAAGTATGAACATGCTTGTAGATAagtctaatttttttatgggCATGAGACCTTGGAGATTTGTTGCTATAGTTgaaaacaatattttaataaaaatgtttcaaGAAAATGATAAACAGCATAATATACAGACGGATCCATATGAAACATCATCTGCTGACAATGTTAAGGAATTTTTAAGAAACAATCAGctctaa